One Thermoanaerobaculia bacterium DNA window includes the following coding sequences:
- the speB gene encoding agmatinase has product MQFLPEISFETFQWVILPVPFEATTSYLKGTARGPEAIIESSAQLEDFDTMAGREAIRDHGFYTDDTWEFSGSLIEVGKRVEFWLEKGKKILALGGEHSITIPIVPAYKKYYPDLAVVHFDAHADLRDAYEGSSLSHACAMRRVLDHVPIYSLGLRAYSQEEKDLILERSIPVLHAWEMDDTSRVIEFLDQVPPNVYISFDVDAVDPSEIPTTGTPQPGGISFRQSITALGHLFEHRNIVGADVVETRPIAGLEYGVFTVASLCHFMLGRG; this is encoded by the coding sequence ATGCAATTTCTTCCCGAGATTTCTTTCGAAACGTTCCAGTGGGTAATCCTGCCTGTTCCCTTTGAAGCGACCACCAGCTACCTCAAGGGAACCGCCCGTGGGCCGGAGGCCATCATCGAATCCAGTGCGCAACTGGAGGATTTTGACACCATGGCCGGCCGTGAGGCAATACGGGACCATGGATTTTATACAGACGATACATGGGAATTTTCCGGGTCATTGATAGAGGTGGGGAAACGCGTAGAGTTCTGGCTGGAAAAGGGAAAAAAGATCCTGGCTCTTGGAGGAGAGCACTCCATCACGATTCCGATCGTACCGGCCTACAAAAAGTATTATCCCGACCTTGCCGTCGTTCACTTTGACGCTCATGCCGATCTTCGGGACGCCTATGAAGGATCCAGCCTCTCCCATGCCTGTGCCATGCGCAGGGTACTCGATCATGTTCCCATTTATTCTCTTGGATTGAGAGCCTATTCCCAGGAAGAAAAGGACCTGATCCTGGAGCGCTCGATACCCGTGCTTCATGCCTGGGAAATGGATGATACAAGCCGTGTTATTGAGTTTCTGGATCAGGTTCCCCCGAATGTCTATATATCCTTCGATGTAGATGCCGTCGATCCCTCAGAAATTCCCACTACGGGAACGCCTCAGCCTGGAGGAATCTCGTTTCGGCAGTCGATTACAGCGCTCGGCCACCTTTTTGAACATCGTAATATCGTCGGGGCCGATGTAGTCGAAACGAGGCCGATCGCAGGGCTGGAATATGGTGTCTTTACCGTGGCCTCACTCTGCCATTTCATGCTTGGCAGGGGATAA
- the recO gene encoding DNA repair protein RecO, with protein sequence MGLVRDQAIILATYPIGEKDLIVVLFTRFSGKRRGVARGARGRRSRLASAVTTLNEVTLTFYESEGRDLIQIRDMEVQHSSMPLASRLSCPMVLPFLTELSDRFFHEGLASERGFRLLGHVLSGLRGGNHEGITVLYSALWMLVIAGVFPSIQLCTSCGRATAAIDFEKMAFLCSSCADPNSFPVSPDVLDLVTTMLHAPIDSIALPQSGSTLRDMDRILAGCRSHYLGSELKTYRFLSTCDKLFSP encoded by the coding sequence GTGGGTCTCGTTCGGGATCAGGCCATTATCCTGGCGACCTATCCCATAGGGGAAAAGGATCTCATTGTTGTATTGTTCACCCGATTCTCCGGGAAAAGAAGGGGCGTAGCGCGGGGTGCGAGGGGGAGGAGGAGCCGCCTGGCCAGTGCGGTAACAACTCTGAACGAAGTCACTCTGACGTTTTACGAATCGGAGGGTCGAGATCTGATCCAGATCCGGGACATGGAGGTTCAGCACTCCTCCATGCCTCTGGCTTCCAGGCTTTCCTGTCCAATGGTTCTTCCTTTTCTTACCGAACTTTCTGATCGTTTTTTCCATGAAGGACTGGCTTCGGAAAGGGGATTCAGGTTGCTGGGCCACGTCCTTTCCGGGTTACGCGGCGGAAATCATGAAGGGATTACGGTTCTTTACAGTGCCCTGTGGATGCTTGTGATTGCCGGAGTCTTTCCTTCCATACAACTTTGCACGAGTTGCGGCAGGGCTACCGCTGCGATCGATTTTGAAAAGATGGCGTTTCTTTGTTCTTCCTGCGCGGATCCCAACTCTTTTCCCGTAAGCCCCGATGTCCTGGATCTGGTGACAACGATGCTGCATGCTCCCATTGACAGCATAGCTCTTCCGCAATCCGGGAGCACCCTTCGAGATATGGACCGGATCCTGGCGGGATGCAGAAGTCACTACCTGGGGTCTGAACTAAAAACCTACCGTTTCCTCTCAACGTGTGATAAACTCTTTTCTCCATGA
- a CDS encoding glycine--tRNA ligase subunit alpha, translating into MNLQDIVNGLQAYWSRQGCLIVQPYDLEVGAGTMHPETFFRVLKPAPWRVAYTQPSRRPADGRYGDNPFRLYKHLQYQVILKPSPENVQDLYLGSLEQIGIDLKRHDIRFEEDNWEAPTLGAWGVGWQVMLDGMEISQFTYFQQSGGVELNPISVELTYGLERITMYLTKSQSIYDIPYNDTVAYRDVRLWEEREMSAYYFDTADVEELWHQFSFWERECEACLSEELLYPAYEGVLKMSHLFNVLDARGVISVTQRASAIGRIRNLAVQCAHRYLDRDNADTGS; encoded by the coding sequence ATGAATCTGCAGGATATCGTGAACGGTCTCCAGGCCTACTGGAGCCGCCAGGGATGCCTTATTGTCCAGCCCTACGACCTGGAAGTAGGGGCGGGAACCATGCATCCTGAAACCTTTTTCAGGGTATTGAAACCAGCGCCATGGAGAGTTGCGTACACTCAGCCCTCGCGCCGACCTGCCGATGGAAGATATGGCGACAACCCCTTCCGTCTCTACAAGCACCTTCAGTACCAGGTGATCCTGAAGCCCTCTCCCGAGAACGTTCAGGATCTCTACCTGGGGAGTCTGGAGCAGATCGGAATCGATTTAAAACGTCATGATATCCGTTTTGAAGAAGACAACTGGGAAGCCCCGACACTGGGAGCATGGGGGGTTGGTTGGCAGGTTATGCTCGATGGAATGGAAATCAGCCAGTTTACCTATTTTCAGCAATCAGGCGGTGTGGAATTGAACCCCATTTCCGTGGAACTGACCTATGGCCTGGAACGGATCACCATGTACCTGACCAAGAGCCAGTCCATCTATGACATCCCTTACAATGATACCGTTGCCTATCGGGATGTCCGGTTATGGGAAGAGCGGGAAATGAGTGCCTACTATTTTGACACTGCCGATGTGGAAGAGCTGTGGCATCAGTTTTCATTCTGGGAAAGGGAGTGTGAAGCCTGTTTAAGCGAAGAGCTTCTCTATCCGGCCTATGAAGGCGTGTTGAAAATGTCGCATCTTTTTAATGTCCTGGATGCGCGGGGGGTCATATCGGTTACACAGCGTGCCTCCGCCATAGGACGAATCCGAAACCTTGCCGTGCAGTGCGCCCACAGGTATCTGGACCGTGACAACGCAGACACTGGTTCTTGA
- the glyS gene encoding glycine--tRNA ligase subunit beta, producing MTTQTLVLELLLEEMPAGVVTPASKNLSDSIARQLSEFSIHYERIRAISTSRRLGVMIEGLSDRQEDREELVTGPPWDQAFGEDGTPTRAAEGFARSRHIDVSELEKVETDRGLYAGIRCRSTGKMTSALLPDILTRALSGLRFPREMRWGAGVGPFVRPVHGILALLDREVIPLQFMNKESTRSTVSHRQKSSLPLSIESASDYPSVLQGADVLVFHEDRMKSFLDQVRNHASSAGAQPPEGDPLLEEWASMVEYPGQVRGSLKEDLFTLPVEILEQTLRHHQKAILLRNPEGKAIPVFLAVMDRREDHEGVVRQGQEWVIQARLEDAGFFFHEDRKLPMVDRVEGLKALSFHDRVGNYLQKTGRIQELSEFLAHQVGQGDLVPLILQAARLCKADLATQMVGEFPELQGIIGGIYTRDEGVDERVWKAIYQHYMPRFPEDALPDGPVGAIVALADRMDTLASLFAAGEIPTGSRDPFGLRRIGNGLIQILMKFAYDIDLDLVFARSLQLLETSISVSDEVHRELRSFMEERQAYLMGQKGFSEDEIRSVLEVRASHPVDALARLTSIHEFRDQQDFLKFILAFKRLRNILGDRVPSDIDAGRLVEDEEKNLYAAFIQAKESYLKYLNERNYTGALRVMESLSNPLDVFFDKVMVMTEDKSLQTNRLALLGHLYREFLKIAQFSNLQVEKAQYRST from the coding sequence GTGACAACGCAGACACTGGTTCTTGAACTCCTCCTGGAGGAGATGCCTGCAGGGGTCGTGACCCCTGCATCGAAGAATCTGAGCGATTCGATCGCACGGCAGCTTTCGGAATTTTCAATCCATTATGAGAGAATTCGGGCCATTTCCACCTCCCGTCGACTGGGAGTCATGATCGAGGGTCTCTCGGATCGTCAGGAGGATCGGGAGGAACTCGTTACGGGTCCTCCGTGGGATCAGGCGTTCGGTGAAGACGGTACACCGACGAGGGCGGCAGAAGGATTTGCCCGGTCCCGCCATATCGATGTGAGCGAGCTGGAAAAGGTCGAAACAGACAGGGGACTGTACGCGGGAATCCGTTGCCGGTCCACCGGGAAGATGACATCTGCGCTCCTGCCCGACATTCTGACCCGGGCTCTGTCAGGACTTCGATTCCCGAGAGAAATGCGCTGGGGAGCGGGGGTCGGACCTTTTGTAAGGCCGGTTCACGGTATCCTGGCCCTCCTGGATAGAGAGGTGATTCCCCTTCAATTCATGAATAAGGAATCGACCCGTTCCACTGTCTCTCATCGCCAGAAGTCATCACTTCCGCTTTCGATCGAATCAGCTTCGGATTACCCGTCTGTTCTTCAGGGAGCAGATGTGCTTGTATTTCATGAAGACCGAATGAAATCATTTCTGGACCAGGTTCGGAACCACGCCTCCTCAGCAGGAGCCCAACCGCCGGAAGGGGATCCGCTTCTCGAGGAATGGGCTTCCATGGTGGAGTATCCGGGGCAGGTCCGGGGATCACTGAAAGAAGATCTTTTTACGCTCCCGGTTGAAATTCTGGAACAGACCCTGCGCCACCATCAGAAAGCGATACTTCTGCGAAATCCGGAAGGAAAGGCTATACCGGTTTTTCTGGCGGTCATGGATCGCAGGGAAGATCATGAGGGAGTCGTGCGCCAGGGGCAGGAATGGGTGATCCAGGCCCGCCTGGAAGATGCCGGATTCTTTTTCCACGAGGATCGGAAGTTGCCCATGGTCGATCGTGTGGAAGGTCTGAAGGCCCTTTCGTTTCATGATCGAGTGGGGAACTACCTTCAGAAAACCGGGCGGATCCAGGAACTTTCAGAATTTCTTGCTCATCAGGTAGGTCAGGGAGATCTTGTTCCCCTCATTCTGCAGGCGGCCCGCCTGTGCAAGGCTGACCTTGCCACACAGATGGTAGGAGAGTTCCCCGAGCTGCAGGGCATCATCGGAGGAATTTACACGCGGGATGAAGGTGTCGATGAACGGGTGTGGAAGGCGATCTACCAGCATTACATGCCCCGTTTCCCGGAAGATGCCCTCCCCGATGGTCCGGTAGGAGCCATCGTGGCCCTGGCCGACCGTATGGATACCCTGGCCTCGCTCTTTGCCGCAGGGGAGATACCCACGGGCTCCCGGGATCCCTTCGGCCTCAGACGCATTGGGAACGGTTTGATCCAGATTTTAATGAAGTTCGCGTATGATATTGACCTCGACCTTGTTTTCGCGCGATCGCTCCAGCTTCTGGAGACATCAATTTCCGTAAGCGATGAAGTACACAGGGAACTGCGGTCCTTCATGGAAGAGCGACAGGCCTATCTGATGGGACAAAAGGGGTTCTCCGAGGACGAGATCCGCTCGGTGCTGGAAGTCCGTGCCTCCCATCCCGTGGACGCCCTTGCGCGTCTGACCAGCATCCATGAGTTCAGGGATCAGCAAGATTTCCTGAAATTCATTCTGGCCTTTAAGCGATTGCGTAATATACTGGGTGATCGGGTCCCGTCAGATATTGACGCCGGCCGCCTGGTGGAGGATGAGGAAAAAAACCTCTACGCGGCCTTTATCCAGGCCAAGGAATCGTATTTGAAGTACCTCAACGAGAGAAACTATACCGGAGCACTTCGTGTCATGGAATCTCTCAGCAATCCTTTGGATGTTTTCTTTGACAAGGTGATGGTAATGACCGAGGATAAGAGTCTCCAGACAAACCGTTTGGCTCTTCTGGGTCATCTCTATCGAGAATTTCTGAAAATCGCGCAATTTTCTAACCTTCAGGTAGAAAAAGCTCAATATCGGTCCACATAA
- the ppdK gene encoding pyruvate, phosphate dikinase: MSDHVYFFGGGKADGHAGMKMVLGGKGANLAEMTNIGIPVPPGFTISTAVCTYFNEHHGSYPTSLPQEVDKALSKLEKLQGKGFGDPENPLLVSVRSGSAFSMPGMMDTILNLGLNTDTVRGLIIQSGNERFAWDCYRRFIQMYGDVVLGVPHAKFEIILEEAREKAGVESDADLPADSLKRVANRYLDLVKKETGEHFPMDPERQLWGAITAVFKSWNNKRAVEYRRLHQIPDHLGTAVNVQVMVFGNTGNESATGVAFTRNPASGENEFYGEFLINAQGEDVVAGIRTPKPMVELNDSMPQVYKQLENVRHKLESHYKNMEDLEFTIEHKKLYILQTRHGKRTGQAAIKIAVDMVNESLIEPKDAIRQVDPAILVHLLSPVFDLDEKEKALTEGRLLGKGLNAGPGAAAGKIVFTAEKAVEMAAKKEQVILVRTETSPEDIAGMNAARGILTSRGGMTSHAAVVARGMGKPCVVGFGEMDVDEEKRVAKIKGITLKEGDSISIDGTTGEILKGNIKTKPSEILQVLVHGTLKEEDAPLYQYYKTFMEWVKDNRRLNVRTNADTPYDSDVARRLGAEGIGLCRTEHMFFAEDRIQAVREMILSETTEDREKALAKIEPMQEEDFIGIFKAMDGLPVTIRLLDPPLHEFLPHEPEIVAKVAKEMKVKAEEVEAKVEQLAEMNPMLGHRGCRLGVTFPEIYAMQVRAIIRAACKVQKEGVAVLPEIMIPLVGIRNEFDVMAEMTRAVASQIMDEEQEKVAYLVGTMMEIPRACLVADQIARKAEFFSFGTNDLTQMTFGFSRDDINKFLPDYLDKGILLQDPFASLDQEGVGQLVEMGTTKGREGRENLKVGVCGEHGGDPHSVYFFHKVGLNYVSCSPYRVPVALLAAARAHCEES; this comes from the coding sequence ATGTCCGATCACGTCTATTTTTTCGGAGGTGGCAAGGCGGACGGCCACGCAGGCATGAAAATGGTTCTGGGAGGCAAGGGAGCAAACCTGGCGGAAATGACCAATATCGGGATTCCCGTTCCTCCCGGATTCACAATATCCACGGCGGTCTGCACCTATTTTAATGAACACCATGGATCCTATCCCACTTCACTGCCTCAGGAAGTGGACAAGGCGCTTTCCAAGCTGGAAAAGCTACAGGGGAAGGGCTTCGGTGATCCGGAAAACCCGCTGCTCGTATCGGTTCGATCGGGTTCTGCTTTTTCCATGCCCGGAATGATGGACACGATTCTAAATCTGGGGCTGAATACCGACACCGTGCGTGGATTGATCATCCAGTCCGGAAATGAACGATTTGCATGGGATTGCTATCGCCGGTTCATCCAGATGTATGGAGACGTGGTGCTTGGAGTTCCTCATGCAAAGTTTGAAATCATTCTGGAAGAAGCCCGCGAAAAAGCGGGTGTCGAAAGCGATGCGGATCTTCCGGCCGATTCTCTCAAGAGAGTTGCGAACCGTTACCTTGATCTCGTGAAAAAGGAAACCGGAGAGCATTTCCCTATGGATCCGGAGCGTCAGCTCTGGGGGGCCATCACCGCAGTCTTTAAGTCCTGGAACAACAAACGGGCCGTTGAATATCGCCGACTGCATCAGATCCCCGATCACCTTGGCACGGCCGTGAATGTCCAGGTCATGGTCTTTGGAAACACAGGGAACGAAAGCGCAACCGGTGTCGCCTTTACGCGCAACCCGGCCTCGGGGGAGAACGAATTCTACGGCGAGTTTCTGATCAATGCCCAGGGTGAAGATGTGGTTGCCGGTATCCGGACTCCCAAGCCGATGGTGGAACTGAACGATTCAATGCCGCAGGTGTACAAGCAGCTTGAAAACGTGCGGCACAAGCTCGAATCCCACTACAAGAACATGGAAGACCTCGAGTTTACCATCGAACACAAAAAGCTCTATATCCTGCAGACCCGCCACGGGAAGCGGACAGGGCAGGCTGCGATCAAAATTGCCGTCGACATGGTCAATGAATCACTGATTGAGCCGAAGGATGCGATAAGGCAGGTGGATCCGGCCATTCTGGTTCATCTTCTCTCCCCCGTATTTGATCTCGATGAAAAGGAAAAGGCCCTTACGGAGGGAAGGCTGCTCGGGAAGGGATTGAACGCCGGCCCGGGAGCTGCTGCCGGGAAGATTGTCTTTACGGCGGAGAAAGCCGTGGAAATGGCGGCAAAGAAGGAGCAGGTCATCCTCGTACGCACCGAGACATCACCCGAGGATATTGCGGGGATGAATGCGGCTCGCGGAATCCTGACTTCACGGGGCGGCATGACCTCACACGCGGCCGTTGTTGCCCGGGGAATGGGGAAACCCTGCGTTGTCGGGTTTGGAGAAATGGATGTTGACGAAGAGAAAAGAGTAGCCAAAATTAAGGGTATTACCCTGAAAGAGGGAGATTCCATCTCCATCGACGGCACTACGGGTGAGATCCTCAAGGGAAATATCAAAACAAAGCCGAGCGAAATCCTTCAGGTTCTGGTTCACGGAACGCTTAAAGAAGAAGATGCACCTCTTTATCAGTACTACAAGACCTTCATGGAGTGGGTGAAAGACAACCGGCGGCTTAACGTTCGGACCAATGCCGATACGCCCTACGACTCCGACGTGGCCCGCAGGCTGGGAGCCGAAGGAATTGGTCTTTGCAGAACAGAGCACATGTTTTTTGCCGAAGACCGAATTCAGGCTGTCCGTGAAATGATCCTTTCGGAGACGACCGAAGACCGGGAAAAGGCGCTCGCCAAGATTGAACCGATGCAGGAAGAGGATTTTATAGGGATTTTCAAGGCCATGGACGGTCTCCCCGTGACGATTCGTCTCCTGGATCCGCCATTGCACGAATTTCTGCCCCATGAACCTGAAATCGTGGCCAAGGTGGCCAAAGAGATGAAGGTAAAGGCGGAAGAAGTGGAAGCCAAGGTGGAACAGCTGGCGGAAATGAACCCGATGCTGGGGCATCGGGGATGCCGTCTGGGCGTCACCTTCCCCGAGATCTACGCCATGCAGGTCCGGGCCATCATCCGCGCGGCCTGCAAGGTCCAGAAAGAGGGCGTAGCCGTTCTCCCTGAGATTATGATTCCCCTGGTCGGGATCCGCAACGAATTTGACGTTATGGCGGAAATGACCCGTGCGGTTGCTTCGCAGATTATGGATGAAGAGCAGGAAAAGGTCGCCTACCTGGTGGGTACGATGATGGAAATCCCGCGTGCCTGCCTCGTTGCGGACCAGATAGCGCGGAAAGCCGAGTTTTTCTCCTTTGGAACCAATGACCTCACGCAGATGACCTTTGGATTCTCCCGGGACGACATCAATAAATTCCTTCCGGATTACCTCGATAAGGGCATCCTCCTGCAGGATCCCTTCGCCTCTCTGGATCAGGAAGGTGTCGGTCAGCTTGTGGAAATGGGAACCACCAAAGGAAGGGAGGGCCGGGAAAATCTGAAGGTCGGTGTCTGTGGAGAGCATGGGGGAGACCCGCACTCGGTCTATTTCTTCCATAAAGTCGGGTTAAACTATGTTTCCTGCTCTCCATACCGGGTTCCTGTGGCTTTACTGGCCGCGGCCCGTGCCCATTGCGAGGAATCGTAA
- the mutL gene encoding DNA mismatch repair endonuclease MutL: MGNIRLLPDHLINQIAAGEVVERPASVLKEVLENAADAEASSITIRFSQGGRSLIQVEDNGTGMGREDALLALERHATSKITSVDDLLRLATLGFRGEALPSIASVSRMTLLTSDGSGEGTRVQIDGGRITSVEPAYRERGTTVTVRDLFFNLPGRRKFLRSPATETRHLWRIIQGAALPNPQLGFKVYDGNDLAADLPAAESLQTRMSDLYGESLFKDLVTLESSQGPCSAVLFTAREHSQFHGAHIQFAFVNRRHVRDRFVTGALLSRIKKVFPHHPQPVYLLFLDLPAEEVDFNVHPAKLEVRFRDTATLFTLMDRFVEGKVGQITAPGPIPVVQGPKAGFHGIPSSRSTSVPSTPGFRSAMTRFGEELKEHFQHSISPDLPFRYIGSFRDAFLLFDHENELKLVDQHAAHERILYERLLRGMADGETGKQHLLPPVTIELLPEERSMVKEATDDLTEMGFEVEIFGDRTLSLRAHPIGMTKSESVEFIRAYLRESKGDRNTRTIASLACRSAIKIHSPLAPEKAIELYRNLLACEDPHHCPHGRPTILVLSQDQLFAYFKRT, translated from the coding sequence ATGGGTAATATACGTCTACTTCCTGACCATCTCATCAATCAGATCGCAGCCGGGGAGGTTGTGGAACGGCCTGCCTCGGTCCTGAAAGAAGTCCTGGAAAATGCCGCGGATGCGGAAGCCTCCTCCATTACGATCCGATTCAGCCAGGGAGGGCGATCCCTGATCCAGGTCGAAGATAACGGGACCGGTATGGGCAGGGAAGACGCTCTGTTAGCCCTGGAACGGCACGCGACAAGCAAAATTACTTCGGTTGATGACCTGCTCCGGCTGGCAACGCTGGGCTTTCGTGGAGAAGCCCTTCCCTCCATCGCTTCCGTGTCTCGAATGACGCTGCTGACGAGTGACGGATCGGGAGAAGGGACGCGAGTTCAGATCGACGGCGGCCGGATTACGAGTGTCGAACCCGCGTATCGTGAACGGGGAACCACCGTAACCGTCAGGGATCTCTTCTTTAACTTACCCGGCAGGAGAAAGTTCCTTCGGAGTCCCGCGACGGAGACCCGCCATTTGTGGCGAATCATCCAGGGAGCCGCCCTGCCCAACCCTCAACTGGGATTCAAAGTCTACGATGGAAACGACCTTGCGGCGGATCTTCCTGCGGCGGAGTCTCTCCAGACCCGGATGTCGGATCTTTACGGGGAAAGTCTGTTCAAGGATCTCGTCACCCTGGAATCAAGCCAGGGCCCCTGCTCCGCCGTCCTCTTTACCGCGAGAGAGCATTCCCAGTTCCACGGAGCTCACATCCAGTTTGCCTTTGTGAATCGGCGTCATGTGAGGGACCGCTTCGTTACCGGAGCCCTTTTGTCCCGGATCAAAAAGGTCTTTCCCCACCACCCTCAGCCGGTCTATCTGCTCTTTCTCGATCTTCCTGCGGAAGAAGTTGATTTCAACGTCCACCCGGCCAAGCTGGAAGTCCGGTTCCGGGATACTGCGACACTTTTTACTCTCATGGATCGGTTCGTAGAGGGAAAAGTCGGTCAGATTACCGCACCCGGCCCGATTCCGGTGGTTCAGGGGCCAAAGGCGGGATTCCATGGGATACCTTCGTCTCGATCCACCTCAGTCCCTTCCACTCCCGGCTTTCGCTCCGCCATGACCCGATTCGGGGAAGAGCTGAAAGAGCACTTTCAACACTCTATTTCACCGGACCTTCCGTTCCGGTATATCGGATCCTTCCGCGATGCCTTTCTCCTCTTTGATCATGAAAATGAACTGAAACTGGTCGATCAGCACGCGGCCCATGAGCGTATTCTCTATGAACGGTTGCTCCGGGGAATGGCAGACGGAGAAACAGGGAAGCAGCATCTTTTGCCTCCTGTGACCATTGAGCTCCTTCCTGAGGAACGGTCTATGGTTAAGGAAGCCACTGACGACCTGACAGAAATGGGGTTTGAAGTCGAAATATTCGGGGATCGAACCCTGAGCCTGCGTGCCCATCCAATCGGAATGACAAAGAGCGAATCGGTTGAGTTCATTCGAGCCTATCTCCGGGAATCGAAAGGGGACAGAAATACCCGGACAATTGCTTCGCTTGCCTGCCGGAGCGCCATCAAGATCCATTCTCCGCTTGCACCGGAAAAGGCCATCGAGCTCTACCGGAACCTGCTGGCCTGCGAGGATCCCCACCACTGCCCGCATGGACGGCCGACCATCCTGGTTCTAAGCCAGGACCA